A region from the Clavibacter sp. A6099 genome encodes:
- a CDS encoding aldose 1-epimerase family protein, with translation MRPVTGEQHHLVHAGPTGELRATVVQLAAAIRGLTLDGVDLVEPYGEDVVAPMGAGMVLVPWPNRIRGARYELDGKAQALDVSEPSLGNASHGLLRNTGYTASDRADDRVTLSATVFPQHGYPFLLDTSVTYRLTDDGLVVTHRIRNDSDRAAPVAVGAHPYLAIGGVPSSELTLTVRADTWSEVDDALIPVADHPVDGADEDLRTGRVVGELDLNTGYGDVHVEGGTSRHGLTAPDGRGVELWADASFGFLQVYTPREFPTHGGQAVAIEPMTAPADAFNSGVGVRRLAAGEEWTLSWGIRATGF, from the coding sequence ATGAGACCCGTCACCGGAGAGCAGCACCACCTCGTCCACGCCGGCCCGACGGGCGAGCTCCGCGCCACCGTCGTGCAGCTCGCCGCCGCGATCCGCGGACTCACCCTCGACGGCGTCGACCTCGTCGAGCCCTACGGCGAGGACGTCGTCGCCCCGATGGGCGCCGGCATGGTCCTCGTGCCGTGGCCGAACCGGATCCGCGGCGCCCGCTACGAGCTCGACGGGAAGGCCCAGGCGCTCGACGTCTCCGAGCCGTCGCTCGGCAACGCCTCGCACGGCCTCCTCCGCAACACGGGCTACACGGCCTCCGACCGCGCCGACGACCGCGTCACCCTCTCGGCCACCGTCTTCCCGCAGCACGGCTACCCGTTCCTCCTCGACACGTCGGTCACCTACCGGCTCACCGACGACGGCCTCGTCGTCACGCACCGGATCCGCAACGACTCCGACCGCGCCGCCCCCGTCGCGGTCGGCGCGCACCCGTACCTCGCCATCGGCGGCGTCCCCTCCTCCGAGCTCACGCTCACGGTCCGGGCCGACACGTGGTCCGAGGTCGACGACGCGCTGATCCCCGTCGCCGACCACCCGGTCGACGGCGCCGACGAGGACCTCCGCACCGGACGCGTCGTCGGCGAGCTCGACCTCAACACCGGCTACGGCGACGTGCACGTGGAGGGCGGCACGAGCCGCCACGGCCTCACCGCGCCCGACGGCCGCGGCGTCGAGCTCTGGGCGGACGCGTCGTTCGGGTTCCTGCAGGTCTACACGCCGCGCGAGTTCCCGACCCACGGCGGCCAGGCGGTCGCCATCGAGCCGATGACCGCACCGGCCGACGCCTTCAACTCCGGCGTCGGCGTGCGCCGCCTGGCGGCCGGCGAGGAGTGGACGCTCAGCTGGGGCATCCGCGCGACGGGCTTCTGA
- a CDS encoding DeoR/GlpR family DNA-binding transcription regulator, which produces MADDSASVPAPTRRSRILERLADRGFATVAELAADAGVSAVTIRADLDALADSAAVQRVHGGAVLRSGLGAREQSLEVTLESAADAKRAIGRAAADLVESGQSVLLDVGSTTLQVARALVAREDLVDVTVITNGLTLALELERAMPRFTVVVTGGTLRALQHSLVDPLATVVLDRLHPDVAFIGCNGIDVDRGVTNVNLPEAEVKRRMVAASARTVVVADGAKLGRTHLGSVAPLDLVDTLLTDADADPHEVGRLRDAGLRVVAAAGGPSAAARP; this is translated from the coding sequence ATGGCCGACGACTCCGCATCCGTCCCTGCACCGACCCGCCGGTCGCGCATCCTCGAGCGGCTCGCCGACCGCGGCTTCGCGACCGTCGCCGAGCTCGCCGCGGACGCCGGCGTCTCCGCCGTCACGATCCGCGCCGACCTCGACGCGCTCGCCGACTCCGCCGCCGTCCAGCGCGTGCACGGCGGCGCGGTCCTCCGTTCGGGCCTCGGCGCGCGCGAGCAGAGCCTCGAGGTGACGCTCGAGTCCGCGGCCGACGCCAAGCGCGCGATCGGCCGGGCCGCCGCCGACCTCGTCGAGAGCGGGCAGAGCGTGCTGCTCGACGTCGGCAGCACGACGCTCCAGGTGGCCCGCGCGCTCGTGGCGCGCGAGGACCTGGTCGACGTCACGGTCATCACGAACGGGCTCACCCTGGCGCTCGAGCTCGAGCGGGCAATGCCGCGCTTCACCGTCGTCGTCACGGGCGGCACGCTGCGCGCGCTGCAGCACAGCCTCGTGGATCCGCTCGCCACCGTCGTGCTCGACCGCCTCCACCCCGACGTCGCGTTCATCGGCTGCAACGGGATCGACGTGGACCGCGGCGTCACCAACGTCAACCTGCCCGAGGCCGAGGTGAAGCGCCGGATGGTCGCCGCGAGCGCCCGCACGGTCGTCGTCGCGGACGGGGCCAAGCTCGGGCGCACGCACCTCGGATCCGTCGCGCCGCTCGACCTCGTCGACACGCTCCTCACGGACGCAGACGCGGATCCGCACGAGGTCGGCCGGCTGCGCGATGCGGGCCTGCGCGTCGTCGCCGCGGCGGGCGGGCCGTCCGCGGCCGCGCGGCCGTAA
- the galT gene encoding galactose-1-phosphate uridylyltransferase: protein MHADQTVTTSPSGITQRRTLLSDGRELVYFDDADTTLPPERAADARPAAPRPPTATMRQDVLTGEWVSIAAARQNRAHLPPAELDPLAPASPSNPSEIPSMYDVAVFENKSPSFGPALADTAGVDAPVDDDDLASIGLERTRTSVGRCEVVCFSPAHTGSFSGLTPSRARTVVEAWAERTRALSTMPGIRQVFPFENRGEAIGVTLHHPHGQIYSYPYITPRTRRLVESIERFGPGLFQRILETEQASERVVLRGEHFTAFVPFAARWPVEIHMLPHRHVPDLAETTEAERDELATMYLRLLKGMDRLYDTPTPYISAWHQAPVDAHRDEIRLMLQITSPRRAADKLKFLAGSEAAMGAWIGDVPPEKAAEMIRKAVEDA, encoded by the coding sequence ATGCATGCCGACCAGACCGTCACGACGTCGCCGTCCGGGATCACGCAGCGCCGCACGCTGCTGTCCGACGGCCGCGAGCTCGTCTACTTCGACGACGCCGACACGACCCTGCCGCCCGAGCGCGCCGCCGACGCACGCCCCGCGGCGCCCCGGCCGCCCACCGCGACGATGCGGCAGGACGTGCTCACGGGCGAGTGGGTGTCCATCGCCGCCGCGCGCCAGAACCGCGCGCACCTGCCGCCGGCGGAGCTGGATCCCCTCGCCCCGGCGAGCCCGTCGAACCCGTCCGAGATCCCGAGCATGTACGACGTCGCGGTCTTCGAGAACAAGTCACCGTCGTTCGGACCCGCGCTCGCGGACACCGCGGGGGTGGACGCGCCCGTCGACGACGACGACCTCGCCTCCATCGGCCTGGAGCGCACCCGCACCTCGGTGGGCCGCTGCGAGGTCGTCTGCTTCAGCCCCGCGCACACCGGCTCGTTCAGCGGCCTCACGCCGTCGCGCGCCCGCACCGTGGTGGAGGCGTGGGCCGAGCGCACGCGCGCCCTCTCCACGATGCCCGGGATCCGCCAGGTGTTCCCGTTCGAGAACCGGGGCGAGGCCATCGGCGTGACGCTGCACCACCCGCACGGGCAGATCTACTCGTACCCCTACATCACGCCGCGCACGCGCCGCCTCGTCGAGTCGATCGAGCGGTTCGGGCCGGGCCTGTTCCAGCGGATCCTCGAGACCGAGCAGGCGTCCGAGCGCGTCGTGCTGCGCGGCGAGCACTTCACGGCGTTCGTGCCGTTCGCGGCGCGCTGGCCCGTGGAGATCCACATGCTCCCCCACCGCCACGTGCCCGACCTCGCGGAGACGACCGAGGCCGAGCGCGACGAGCTCGCGACGATGTACCTGCGGCTGCTGAAGGGGATGGACCGGTTGTACGACACCCCGACGCCGTACATCTCAGCCTGGCACCAGGCGCCCGTGGATGCGCACCGCGACGAGATCCGGCTGATGCTGCAGATCACGTCGCCGCGCCGTGCGGCCGACAAGCTCAAGTTCCTGGCCGGATCCGAGGCGGCCATGGGCGCCTGGATCGGCGACGTGCCGCCGGAGAAGGCGGCCGAGATGATCCGGAAGGCAGTGGAGGACGCATGA
- the galK gene encoding galactokinase, producing the protein MTDIRDDVREGFRARFEREPHGVWSSPGRVNLIGEHTDYNEGFVFPFAIDRRTVIALAPRDDDRIRLASSFSEEVVEARLADLTGERIDGWQAYPLGVAWALGQRGADLGAVPGFDVFIDSDVPVGAGLSSSAALEGSIALALDDIWRLGLDRPALAAVGQLAENEIVGAPTGIMDQSASLLGRQDAGVFLDCRSLDAEVIPLGLEAAGLTIAVIDTHVAHAHADGGYRARRESCELGARLMGVSSLRELTVDDLVRAREVLDDETFRRVRHIVTENQRVLDTVRALREEGPRAIGELLDASHRSMRDDFEISVPELDLAVEVAQNEGAIGARMTGGGFGGSAIALIDVDSLSRLQVAIDGAFAEHGYTGPTVFTVTPSDGAKAEQ; encoded by the coding sequence ATGACCGACATCCGAGACGACGTGCGCGAGGGCTTCCGCGCCCGCTTCGAGCGCGAGCCGCACGGCGTGTGGTCCTCGCCCGGGCGCGTGAACCTCATCGGGGAGCACACCGACTACAACGAGGGCTTCGTGTTCCCGTTCGCGATCGACCGCCGCACGGTCATCGCGCTCGCGCCGCGGGACGACGACCGGATCCGCCTGGCCAGCTCCTTCTCGGAGGAGGTCGTGGAGGCGCGCCTCGCGGACCTCACCGGCGAGCGCATCGACGGCTGGCAGGCCTACCCGCTCGGCGTCGCATGGGCGCTCGGGCAGCGCGGGGCCGACCTCGGCGCCGTACCCGGCTTCGACGTCTTCATCGACAGCGACGTGCCTGTGGGCGCGGGGCTGTCGTCGTCGGCCGCGCTCGAGGGATCCATCGCCCTCGCGCTCGACGACATCTGGCGCCTCGGCCTCGACCGGCCGGCCCTCGCCGCGGTCGGCCAGCTCGCCGAGAACGAGATCGTGGGCGCGCCGACCGGGATCATGGACCAGTCCGCGAGCCTCCTCGGCCGCCAGGACGCGGGCGTGTTCCTCGACTGCCGCTCGCTCGACGCCGAGGTCATCCCGCTCGGGCTCGAGGCCGCCGGCCTCACCATCGCCGTGATCGACACCCACGTCGCCCACGCGCACGCCGACGGCGGCTACCGCGCGCGCCGCGAGTCGTGCGAGCTCGGTGCGCGCCTCATGGGCGTGTCCTCGCTCCGCGAACTGACGGTCGACGACCTGGTCCGCGCCCGCGAGGTGCTCGACGACGAGACGTTCCGCCGCGTGCGCCACATCGTCACCGAGAACCAGCGCGTGCTCGACACCGTGCGCGCGCTGCGCGAGGAGGGCCCGCGCGCCATCGGCGAGCTGCTCGACGCGAGCCACCGCTCGATGCGCGACGACTTCGAGATCAGCGTCCCGGAGCTCGACCTCGCGGTCGAGGTCGCGCAGAACGAGGGCGCGATCGGCGCGCGCATGACGGGCGGGGGCTTCGGCGGATCCGCCATCGCGCTCATCGACGTCGACTCCCTGTCGCGCCTCCAGGTCGCGATCGACGGCGCGTTCGCCGAGCACGGCTACACGGGCCCGACCGTCTTCACGGTCACGCCGTCGGACGGGGCGAAGGCGGAGCAGTAG
- a CDS encoding GNAT family N-acetyltransferase, whose product MRPPAGLTEIADDRDGDIRDIARALSAWFPASTHPGGFAWEASTGQLPERMAVVRDGAGALVGWAAFSTDDARVECATGDDATTEQLAAWILDAAGDGRVSVAVHRGQDRLRGILAARGFVDEPVPLAGLRHAARDTGARPPAGYRIRPVAEGEEQAKVDAHRRAWKPVELPFTDGSGDGIDPEAESRFDADGYAAMQAAAVYRRDLDLVIEAPDGSLAGTCTAWLDPASGWAELEPLGIVPAHRRRGLAQTLALDVCRRVGDLGGRDVFINASPLPYYRAPWDAYVAAGFAPMERGTRMRPGA is encoded by the coding sequence ATGCGACCACCCGCGGGACTGACCGAGATCGCCGACGACCGGGACGGGGACATCCGCGACATCGCGCGCGCCCTGTCCGCCTGGTTCCCCGCGTCCACCCACCCGGGCGGATTCGCGTGGGAGGCGTCCACCGGCCAGCTGCCGGAGCGGATGGCCGTCGTGCGCGACGGGGCCGGCGCGCTCGTCGGCTGGGCCGCCTTCTCCACGGACGACGCGCGCGTCGAGTGCGCGACCGGCGACGACGCCACCACCGAGCAGCTCGCGGCGTGGATCCTCGACGCCGCCGGCGACGGGCGCGTGAGCGTCGCCGTCCACCGCGGCCAGGACCGGCTGCGCGGGATCCTCGCGGCCCGCGGCTTCGTCGACGAGCCCGTCCCGCTCGCCGGGCTCCGCCACGCGGCCCGCGACACGGGTGCACGGCCGCCCGCGGGGTACCGGATCCGCCCGGTCGCGGAGGGTGAGGAGCAGGCCAAGGTCGACGCGCACCGCCGCGCCTGGAAGCCTGTCGAGCTGCCCTTCACCGACGGATCCGGCGACGGCATCGACCCCGAGGCCGAGAGCCGCTTCGACGCGGACGGCTACGCGGCCATGCAGGCCGCCGCCGTGTACCGGCGCGACCTCGACCTCGTGATCGAGGCGCCCGACGGCTCGCTCGCCGGCACCTGCACGGCCTGGCTCGACCCCGCGAGCGGCTGGGCGGAGCTCGAGCCGCTCGGCATCGTGCCCGCGCACCGCCGTCGCGGGCTCGCGCAGACCCTCGCGCTCGACGTCTGCCGCCGCGTCGGCGACCTGGGCGGGCGAGACGTCTTCATCAACGCCTCGCCGCTCCCCTACTACCGCGCGCCGTGGGACGCGTACGTCGCCGCGGGCTTCGCGCCGATGGAGCGCGGCACGCGGATGCGCCCGGGCGCGTGA
- a CDS encoding gamma carbonic anhydrase family protein, with protein MTVDPQATVRALPGSPAPDIAPDALVAAGARVVGRVTLAAGSSVWFNAVLRAEAADIVIGAGSNLQDNVSCHVDAGFPLTVGTGVSVGHNAVLHGCTIEDDCIVGMSATVMNGAVVGRESLLAGGTVVLEGQVIPPRSLVAGVPGKVRRELTDEEVAGLRANADHYVENARLHAGAIPTPAMLLGAERAEATPPSREEGTA; from the coding sequence ATGACCGTCGATCCCCAGGCCACCGTCCGCGCGCTCCCCGGATCGCCCGCGCCCGACATCGCGCCCGACGCCCTCGTGGCGGCGGGCGCGCGCGTCGTCGGACGGGTGACGCTCGCCGCAGGATCCAGCGTGTGGTTCAACGCCGTGCTGCGCGCGGAGGCCGCCGACATCGTGATCGGCGCGGGCTCGAACCTGCAGGACAACGTGAGCTGCCACGTCGACGCGGGCTTCCCGCTCACGGTGGGCACGGGCGTGAGCGTCGGCCACAACGCGGTGCTGCACGGCTGCACCATCGAGGACGACTGCATCGTCGGCATGTCCGCCACCGTGATGAACGGCGCGGTCGTCGGCCGGGAGTCGCTGCTCGCGGGCGGCACCGTGGTGCTCGAGGGGCAGGTGATCCCGCCGCGCTCGCTCGTCGCGGGCGTGCCCGGCAAGGTGCGGCGCGAGCTCACCGACGAGGAGGTGGCCGGGCTCCGGGCGAACGCCGACCACTACGTGGAGAACGCACGGCTGCACGCGGGCGCGATCCCGACGCCGGCCATGCTGCTGGGCGCCGAGCGCGCCGAGGCGACGCCGCCTTCACGCGAGGAGGGGACGGCCTGA
- a CDS encoding bifunctional methylenetetrahydrofolate dehydrogenase/methenyltetrahydrofolate cyclohydrolase: protein MTAVVLDGVATASAVKSELAVRIRALREQGLVPGLGTLLVGDDPGSRSYVAGKHRDCAEVGIESIRVDLPADATEDDVRQAIERLNSDPAVTGYIVQLPLPAGIDENAMLELIDPSKDADGLHPTNLGRLVLGVQGELSSPLPCTPAGIVEMLQRYEVPIAGQHVVVVGRGLTVGRPLGLLLTRKGLDATVTLTHSRTRDLEQEVRRADIVVAAVGVAHLITPEWVKPGAAVLDVGITRVVDPETGKARLTGDVDPAVAEVAGHLSPNPRGVGPMTRAMLLANVVQAAERDARLAAELRG from the coding sequence GTGACCGCGGTCGTGCTCGACGGCGTCGCGACCGCGTCGGCCGTCAAGTCCGAGCTCGCCGTGCGGATCCGCGCCCTCCGCGAGCAGGGCCTCGTGCCCGGCCTGGGCACGCTCCTCGTGGGCGACGACCCGGGATCGCGCTCGTACGTCGCGGGCAAGCACCGCGACTGCGCCGAGGTGGGCATCGAGTCCATCCGCGTCGACCTCCCGGCCGACGCCACCGAGGACGACGTGCGGCAGGCCATCGAGCGCCTCAACTCCGATCCGGCCGTCACGGGCTACATCGTGCAGCTGCCGCTCCCGGCGGGCATCGACGAGAACGCGATGCTCGAGCTCATCGACCCGTCCAAGGACGCCGACGGCCTGCACCCGACCAACCTGGGGCGGCTCGTGCTGGGCGTGCAGGGCGAGCTGAGCTCGCCGCTGCCGTGCACGCCCGCGGGCATCGTCGAGATGCTCCAGCGCTACGAGGTGCCGATCGCCGGCCAGCACGTGGTCGTCGTCGGCCGCGGCCTCACGGTCGGGCGCCCGCTCGGCCTGCTGCTCACGCGCAAGGGCCTCGACGCCACCGTCACGCTCACGCACTCCCGCACGCGCGACCTCGAGCAGGAGGTCCGCCGGGCGGACATCGTGGTCGCGGCCGTGGGCGTCGCGCACCTCATCACGCCGGAGTGGGTCAAGCCGGGCGCCGCGGTGCTCGACGTGGGGATCACGCGCGTCGTGGATCCCGAGACCGGCAAGGCGCGCCTCACGGGCGACGTGGACCCGGCCGTCGCCGAGGTCGCCGGCCACCTGTCCCCGAACCCGCGCGGAGTGGGGCCGATGACCCGGGCGATGCTGCTCGCCAACGTGGTGCAGGCCGCCGAGCGCGACGCGCGCCTGGCCGCCGAGCTGCGCGGCTGA
- the glyA gene encoding serine hydroxymethyltransferase — MPVDQSFNAPLSEVDPEIAAVLEQELGRQRGTLEMIASENFVPRAVLQSQGSVLTNKYAEGYPGRRYYGGCEFVDVAEQLAIDRAKSLFGAEFANVQPHSGATANAAVLAAIAQPGDTILGLELAHGGHLTHGMKLNFSGKLYDAAAYGVDPDTFLIDMDVVREKALAHRPQVIIAGWSAYPRHLDFAAFRSIADEVGAKLWVDMAHFAGLVAAGVHPSPVPYADVVSSTVHKTLAGPRSGVILSRDTALAKKLNSAVFPGQQGGPLMHVIAAKATAFKIAATEEFADRQRRTIQGAQILAERLVAADSTEAGVSVLTGGTDVHLVLADLRNSPIDGKQAEDALHEVGITVNRNSVPFDPRPPMVTSGVRIGTSALATRGFGETEFTEVADIIAETLKPGSDLAALRARVLTLTDGFPLYEGLTQ, encoded by the coding sequence ATGCCCGTCGACCAGTCATTCAACGCCCCCCTCTCCGAGGTCGACCCGGAGATCGCGGCGGTCCTCGAGCAGGAGCTCGGCCGCCAGCGCGGCACCCTCGAGATGATCGCCAGCGAGAACTTCGTGCCGCGCGCGGTGCTGCAGTCGCAGGGATCCGTGCTCACCAACAAGTACGCGGAGGGCTACCCGGGCCGCCGCTACTACGGCGGCTGCGAGTTCGTCGACGTCGCCGAGCAGCTCGCCATCGACCGCGCCAAGAGCCTCTTCGGCGCCGAGTTCGCCAACGTCCAGCCCCACTCGGGCGCCACCGCCAACGCCGCCGTCCTCGCCGCCATCGCGCAGCCGGGCGACACGATCCTCGGCCTCGAGCTCGCGCACGGCGGCCACCTCACGCACGGCATGAAGCTCAACTTCTCCGGCAAGCTCTACGACGCGGCCGCGTACGGCGTGGATCCCGACACCTTCCTCATCGACATGGACGTCGTGCGCGAGAAGGCGCTCGCGCACCGCCCGCAGGTCATCATCGCGGGCTGGTCGGCGTACCCCCGCCACCTCGACTTCGCCGCGTTCCGGTCGATCGCCGACGAGGTCGGCGCGAAGCTCTGGGTCGACATGGCGCACTTCGCCGGCCTCGTCGCCGCGGGCGTGCACCCCTCGCCCGTGCCGTACGCCGACGTCGTCTCCTCCACCGTGCACAAGACCCTTGCAGGCCCCCGGTCCGGCGTGATCCTCAGCCGCGACACCGCGCTCGCCAAGAAGCTCAACTCGGCCGTCTTCCCGGGCCAGCAGGGCGGGCCGCTCATGCACGTCATCGCGGCCAAGGCCACGGCGTTCAAGATCGCGGCCACCGAGGAGTTCGCCGACCGCCAGCGCCGCACCATCCAGGGCGCGCAGATCCTCGCCGAGCGCCTCGTCGCGGCCGACTCCACCGAGGCGGGCGTCTCCGTCCTCACGGGCGGCACGGACGTGCACCTCGTGCTCGCGGACCTGCGGAACTCGCCCATCGACGGCAAGCAGGCGGAGGACGCGCTGCACGAGGTCGGCATCACGGTCAACCGCAACTCGGTGCCCTTCGACCCGCGCCCGCCGATGGTCACCTCCGGCGTCCGCATCGGCACGTCGGCGCTCGCGACCCGCGGCTTCGGCGAGACCGAGTTCACCGAGGTCGCGGACATCATCGCCGAGACCCTGAAGCCCGGCAGCGACCTCGCCGCCCTCCGTGCGCGCGTGCTCACGCTCACCGACGGCTTCCCGCTCTACGAGGGCCTCACCCAGTGA
- a CDS encoding DUF3459 domain-containing protein, whose protein sequence is MGSAALTTDPAEGGRDRDDARADDAPTDEDRAPADPASAPPFDRDAIAADLRPLVGDEADALADALAADLRAARPRRTPTDGSPAGLDLDRRTGGVCYVDRYADDLRGLAARIPALRDLGLTHLQIRPVAEPDTDDDPDPAALLAPGVRVRAGLGSAADLGDLADALHDAGFTLAVDLSPADADAPLADRIRGAVREAVALAAVGADVVRVDPADAIGERPDADRAALLRVIAALGRRVSPALALAVAADAAPCGSAELLDGDAVRLADDPALTGLVWEALATRSAALLARALERRGDVPIGSARTARVRSHDALRFAFDDDDARTLGIDPDEHRRFLAEYHVGGFPGSHARGIRHADGAVAGTTASLAGLEQDDPGAVERILLAHSIALSTGGLPLIVLGDEVGQLNDYGYDDVPAHADDSRWVNRPLYPFERYDQRDDRTTSTGAIHAGIRRLVAVRRATPALGGTRVVGFDANDPHVLGYQRPHEDGTVLVLANLGDEPATVSAETLGGFAEHAVDLVRDERLRLTKGIVLSPRTFVWLQATHDLA, encoded by the coding sequence ATGGGGAGCGCAGCGCTCACGACCGATCCCGCGGAAGGCGGACGCGACCGCGACGACGCGCGCGCGGACGACGCGCCGACCGACGAGGACCGCGCCCCCGCCGACCCGGCATCCGCGCCCCCGTTCGACCGGGACGCCATCGCCGCCGACCTGCGTCCGCTCGTGGGTGACGAGGCCGACGCGCTCGCGGACGCGCTGGCCGCCGACCTCCGTGCGGCGCGCCCCCGCCGTACGCCGACCGACGGGTCCCCCGCCGGCCTCGACCTCGACCGCCGCACGGGCGGCGTCTGCTACGTCGACCGCTACGCCGACGACCTGCGGGGCCTCGCCGCGCGGATCCCCGCCCTCCGCGACCTCGGTCTCACGCACCTGCAGATCAGGCCGGTCGCCGAGCCGGACACCGATGACGACCCCGACCCCGCAGCGCTCCTGGCGCCGGGCGTGCGCGTGCGGGCCGGCCTCGGATCCGCGGCCGACCTGGGCGACCTCGCCGACGCGCTGCACGACGCCGGCTTCACGCTCGCGGTCGACCTCTCCCCCGCCGACGCCGACGCGCCCCTCGCCGACCGGATCCGCGGCGCCGTCCGCGAGGCCGTCGCCCTCGCCGCCGTCGGGGCAGACGTGGTCCGGGTGGATCCCGCCGACGCCATCGGCGAGCGCCCCGACGCCGACAGGGCCGCCCTCCTCCGCGTGATCGCCGCCCTCGGTCGCCGCGTCTCCCCCGCGCTCGCGCTGGCCGTCGCCGCCGATGCCGCCCCTTGCGGATCCGCCGAGCTGCTGGACGGCGACGCCGTGCGCCTGGCCGACGACCCGGCGCTGACCGGGCTCGTCTGGGAGGCGCTCGCCACCCGATCCGCCGCCCTCCTCGCGCGCGCCCTCGAGCGCCGCGGCGACGTCCCCATCGGCTCCGCCCGCACCGCGCGCGTCCGCAGCCACGACGCCCTCCGCTTCGCCTTCGACGACGACGACGCGCGCACCCTCGGCATCGACCCCGACGAGCACCGCCGCTTCCTCGCCGAGTACCACGTGGGCGGGTTCCCGGGCAGCCACGCGCGCGGCATCCGGCACGCCGACGGCGCGGTCGCCGGCACCACGGCGTCCCTCGCGGGCCTCGAGCAGGACGACCCGGGCGCGGTCGAGCGGATCCTGCTCGCCCACTCCATCGCGCTCAGCACGGGCGGCCTGCCGCTCATCGTGCTCGGCGACGAGGTCGGCCAGCTCAACGACTACGGGTACGACGACGTCCCCGCCCACGCTGACGACAGCAGGTGGGTGAACCGCCCGCTGTACCCGTTCGAGCGCTACGACCAGCGCGACGACCGCACCACGAGCACGGGCGCCATCCACGCCGGGATCCGCCGGCTCGTCGCGGTCCGCCGGGCCACGCCCGCGCTCGGCGGCACGCGCGTCGTCGGCTTCGACGCGAACGACCCGCATGTGCTCGGCTACCAGCGCCCGCACGAGGACGGCACGGTCCTCGTGCTCGCGAACCTCGGCGACGAGCCGGCGACGGTCTCCGCGGAGACGCTCGGCGGCTTCGCGGAGCACGCCGTGGACCTCGTGCGCGACGAGCGGCTCCGCCTCACCAAGGGGATCGTCCTCAGCCCGCGCACGTTCGTCTGGCTCCAGGCGACTCACGACCTCGCGTGA
- a CDS encoding LysR substrate-binding domain-containing protein: protein MLDPTLLATFLAVADTRSFTQAAARLGISQPTVSQQVRRLERAVDRTLIARDTRAMRLTDAGDAMAGFARTILAAHRAAESYFGGSEVSGRLRFGTADDLAITQLPRILRHFRQLHPQIELELTVTQSGPLHRRLLAGQLDLILTKTTVDEQPGARLVGRDRMVWVGLERTLVEPGATVPLIAYRAPSISRQMAMDALEREGRTWRITCSTRDVNGVLAAVRAGMGVAVLPQALIPTDLVKVTSRLGLPELDEVDYVLMDNPAGPRASIEALTSAIMSRGVTRAS, encoded by the coding sequence GTGCTCGACCCGACCCTGCTCGCGACCTTCCTCGCCGTCGCCGACACCCGCAGCTTCACGCAGGCGGCGGCGCGGCTCGGGATCAGCCAGCCCACCGTGAGCCAGCAGGTGCGCCGGCTCGAGCGGGCCGTCGACCGGACGCTCATCGCGCGCGACACCCGGGCCATGCGCCTCACCGACGCGGGCGACGCGATGGCCGGCTTCGCGCGCACGATCCTCGCGGCGCACCGCGCGGCGGAGAGCTACTTCGGCGGATCCGAGGTGAGCGGCCGCCTGCGCTTCGGCACGGCGGACGACCTGGCCATCACGCAGCTCCCGCGGATCCTCCGCCACTTCCGGCAGCTGCACCCGCAGATCGAGCTGGAGCTCACGGTGACGCAGAGCGGCCCGCTGCACCGGCGGCTGCTCGCGGGCCAGCTCGACCTGATCCTGACCAAGACCACGGTCGACGAGCAGCCGGGCGCGCGCCTCGTGGGCCGCGACCGCATGGTGTGGGTGGGCCTCGAGCGCACGCTCGTGGAGCCGGGCGCGACCGTGCCGCTCATCGCCTACCGCGCACCGAGCATCAGCAGGCAGATGGCGATGGACGCCCTCGAGCGGGAGGGCCGCACCTGGCGGATCACGTGCAGCACCCGCGACGTGAACGGCGTGCTCGCCGCCGTGCGCGCCGGCATGGGCGTGGCGGTGCTGCCGCAGGCGCTGATCCCGACGGACCTCGTGAAGGTGACCTCGCGCCTCGGCCTGCCCGAGCTCGACGAGGTCGACTACGTGCTGATGGACAACCCGGCCGGGCCGCGCGCGTCCATCGAGGCGCTGACCTCGGCGATCATGTCGCGCGGGGTGACGCGGGCGAGCTGA